One part of the Sulfolobus tengchongensis genome encodes these proteins:
- a CDS encoding ABC transporter substrate-binding protein — MSDLTLTIACWSYDRVKPFLTGEVKIDGVEINLKKLWVQEVFRRMLGNKEFDASEMSLSAYISTLFTKEKPFVGIPVFLSRKFRLGYIFINSESGIKKPEDLKGRKVGIPEFRHTASVWIRGILEEKYGVPVESVTYVLGPMEREKSINKYYIYVPQLDSTEVYRKDIKIVKAPEGKVLSEMLAEGEIDALYHAQIPTTYYTTNKVKRLFDNYIEEDLKYYREEGIFPIMHLLVIRRDVYEKNRWLAKALYDAFLKAKEIAYEELRVTGVNTFMHPWLEYEMEKITKLMGKDYWPYGVKANRKTIDKFISYMYKQGLIPNKLEIEEVFAEEVLDT, encoded by the coding sequence ATGTCTGACCTAACTTTAACAATTGCGTGTTGGAGTTATGATAGAGTAAAGCCGTTTTTAACTGGAGAAGTTAAAATAGATGGGGTAGAAATAAATCTGAAGAAGTTATGGGTACAAGAAGTATTTAGAAGAATGTTGGGCAATAAGGAGTTTGATGCCTCAGAAATGTCTCTTTCTGCATACATCAGTACTCTATTCACTAAGGAAAAGCCATTTGTTGGAATACCCGTTTTCCTTTCCAGAAAGTTCAGATTAGGTTATATCTTTATTAATAGCGAGTCAGGCATAAAGAAACCAGAAGACCTAAAGGGGAGAAAGGTTGGAATACCGGAATTTAGACATACTGCTTCTGTGTGGATTAGAGGAATTTTAGAGGAGAAGTATGGAGTTCCTGTAGAGTCAGTAACTTACGTTTTAGGACCCATGGAAAGGGAAAAGTCTATCAATAAATATTACATTTATGTTCCACAACTAGACTCTACCGAAGTCTATAGGAAAGATATTAAAATAGTAAAAGCTCCAGAAGGTAAGGTGTTATCTGAAATGTTAGCTGAAGGTGAGATAGATGCACTGTATCACGCTCAAATTCCCACAACATATTATACTACAAATAAGGTAAAGAGACTTTTTGATAATTACATTGAGGAAGACTTAAAATACTATAGGGAAGAGGGAATATTCCCCATTATGCATCTTCTAGTAATTAGAAGAGATGTGTATGAGAAAAACAGATGGCTAGCTAAAGCATTATACGATGCATTCCTTAAAGCTAAGGAGATAGCTTATGAGGAACTAAGAGTGACTGGTGTCAATACATTTATGCATCCTTGGCTAGAATATGAAATGGAAAAGATCACTAAGTTAATGGGAAAAGATTATTGGCCATATGGAGTAAAGGCAAATAGAAAGACTATCGATAAATTCATCTCTTACATGTATAAACAAGGGTTAATACCAAATAAATTAGAAATTGAAGAAGTATTTGCAGAAGAGGTTTTAGACACTTAA
- a CDS encoding ABC transporter substrate-binding protein has protein sequence MNNRKVKLGISKSILIMIVVIMIIVAVIGGTLGYYYTQKSSQVVTSVKPISTTPVTIGALQGNDPDISAWGFTESQLLPMLKEYDPNIKTQDFSTATLVIQGLESGTIQVGIISTDSIVVAISKGAPLVIVATYRVTPAVRDLVVNSKTPINSLFQLNNTEDAEPSPGILPTITDEYLEYKYHLHFNFEYVGSFQGQIAALITGKATFANVNPFDAYKLIQNGTLKVVYSFSLKWPAYSVVTSRSFLKEHPNAVRAVVMGLLKANQIYESNVNNQTVSFLASYYQRIIGSEGAIVLFKNYTYSTNGAINVTALQVLINTYREIGVITNSTLTVNDTYTNEFVPIVT, from the coding sequence ATGAATAATAGAAAGGTTAAATTAGGTATTAGCAAATCAATTTTAATAATGATAGTAGTTATCATGATAATAGTAGCTGTAATTGGTGGAACTTTAGGATATTATTATACGCAAAAATCATCACAAGTAGTAACATCAGTAAAACCAATATCAACTACTCCAGTTACTATTGGAGCTTTACAAGGTAATGACCCGGATATATCAGCCTGGGGTTTCACTGAATCGCAACTCTTACCTATGCTTAAAGAATATGATCCTAATATTAAGACACAAGATTTCTCTACTGCAACGTTAGTAATCCAAGGATTAGAAAGTGGTACAATACAAGTAGGCATAATTAGCACGGACTCGATAGTTGTTGCTATCTCTAAAGGTGCACCACTTGTAATCGTAGCTACATATAGGGTCACACCAGCAGTAAGAGATTTAGTAGTTAATTCAAAGACACCCATCAATTCCTTATTTCAGTTAAATAACACGGAAGATGCCGAACCATCACCGGGCATTTTACCTACTATAACCGATGAGTACCTAGAGTATAAATATCATCTTCATTTTAATTTTGAATATGTGGGTTCTTTTCAAGGTCAAATAGCGGCTTTAATAACTGGTAAGGCTACTTTTGCAAACGTTAATCCATTTGACGCATACAAACTAATTCAAAATGGCACCTTAAAGGTAGTTTATAGCTTTAGTCTAAAATGGCCTGCATATTCTGTGGTAACAAGCAGAAGCTTCTTAAAAGAACATCCGAATGCCGTAAGGGCAGTAGTAATGGGATTACTTAAAGCAAATCAAATCTACGAGTCGAATGTTAATAATCAAACAGTAAGTTTCCTTGCTAGCTACTATCAGAGAATTATAGGTTCTGAAGGAGCTATAGTTTTATTCAAAAACTACACATATTCTACTAATGGAGCTATTAACGTAACAGCATTACAAGTACTTATAAATACTTATCGAGAGATAGGCGTGATCACTAACAGTACGTTAACAGTTAATGACACATACACGAACGAATTCGTCCCCATTGTAACGTAA
- a CDS encoding MFS transporter produces MQAKLKKWFGLSLVSAAHAETHIQVSAYSLVYPYVINYFNITYADLGLLLGAVNLINGLLQGVYGLLSNYIKRKYLCGGGNVMVGLTMIATAFSSSFPLFSTFRILGAIGSSPQHPTASSLISDWFERRERGKALTIHTSAGNIGTLIAPLIIGFLIPILGWRDALFIFGIPGFIFGILVMLLVEDRKSITIEQRKVAKSYIKVLKDTNILKLYAARSIIAGGRGLGVALTFIPLYLVNYLHLSSQIVGGLYTILAAGSVISPILGAHISDILGSRKLIIIPSLAMSASGSIILLLTGHNILGIIIALLIIGMFLFNEDPLSQALLSDIIKDERRDSAFSLYYMINYTSGAIWSIILGLILSLLGFRALFETMLFSYLVGALIISTVKEKD; encoded by the coding sequence ATGCAAGCTAAATTGAAAAAATGGTTTGGCCTTTCTCTAGTATCAGCTGCACATGCAGAAACTCACATACAAGTAAGTGCGTATTCACTAGTTTACCCATATGTTATAAATTACTTTAATATAACTTATGCTGACCTAGGATTATTATTGGGAGCTGTAAATCTAATAAACGGTTTACTACAAGGAGTTTATGGCTTATTATCAAACTATATAAAAAGAAAGTATCTATGTGGAGGCGGAAATGTAATGGTAGGATTAACCATGATCGCTACAGCATTCTCTAGTTCATTTCCTTTATTTTCTACCTTCAGGATATTGGGAGCTATCGGCTCTAGCCCACAACATCCTACTGCGTCATCTCTAATCTCAGACTGGTTCGAAAGGAGGGAGAGAGGAAAAGCACTGACAATTCACACTTCTGCTGGTAATATAGGTACGTTGATCGCTCCTTTAATAATTGGTTTTCTGATACCAATCTTAGGTTGGAGAGATGCCTTATTTATTTTTGGCATACCAGGTTTTATATTTGGCATTTTAGTGATGTTATTAGTAGAAGATAGGAAATCTATTACTATCGAGCAAAGAAAGGTGGCTAAATCTTATATTAAAGTACTTAAAGATACAAATATACTTAAATTATATGCTGCTAGATCTATAATAGCTGGAGGTAGAGGGTTAGGAGTAGCATTAACTTTTATACCCCTTTATCTAGTCAATTATTTACATCTCTCATCACAAATAGTTGGGGGACTTTATACTATATTAGCAGCGGGAAGCGTAATATCCCCAATATTAGGTGCTCATATCTCTGATATATTAGGAAGTAGAAAACTCATAATAATACCTTCATTGGCAATGTCCGCATCAGGTTCTATAATTCTACTATTAACTGGACACAATATATTAGGAATCATCATAGCGTTGCTTATAATTGGAATGTTCTTATTTAATGAAGATCCACTCTCTCAAGCCCTGCTTTCTGACATAATTAAAGATGAACGTAGAGATAGTGCCTTTAGTCTGTACTATATGATAAATTATACATCTGGAGCCATTTGGAGTATCATATTGGGTTTAATATTGTCACTCCTTGGATTTAGAGCACTCTTTGAAACTATGTTATTCTCGTATTTAGTAGGTGCATTAATAATCTCAACAGTTAAAGAAAAAGATTAG
- a CDS encoding LLM class flavin-dependent oxidoreductase, whose protein sequence is MQEDEIHFGVFTHPILPQDLSNFDFLKYYKDHLNLVREAEKLGYEHFFFAEHHFSRLGGNPSEGVLLSAACQHTVKIRIGSLAYVIPVRNPLHLAEELALLDNLCEGRLDVGLTGGISELELKELGLDPKIAKVMSREATSALLGFMKITAEGKRFTFKGDYYKFEDVERLIPYVQKPHPPIWIPTRTIPTTIWAAQNGLNLVTGIDRDEILKERIDAYRNNYSGIGNPRLAIEKYIFTSNNEEKVNKLLPSMLKELKGAFLDLQERKNIKSYEIGEVRKGEGFVPPEFYKYDDVNFMTTTARVLVGKPKEVATKVKKSLEITKANTFLIHIDWITISYEDNVENLELFANEIIPEIKRR, encoded by the coding sequence ATGCAAGAAGATGAAATACATTTTGGAGTATTTACACATCCCATCTTACCTCAAGATCTATCAAATTTTGATTTTTTAAAATACTATAAAGATCATTTAAATCTCGTCAGGGAGGCTGAGAAATTAGGATATGAACATTTTTTCTTTGCTGAACATCATTTTTCTAGGCTAGGTGGAAATCCATCAGAAGGAGTATTGCTCTCAGCAGCTTGCCAGCATACAGTGAAAATTAGGATAGGATCCTTAGCCTATGTTATACCCGTTAGAAATCCTCTTCACCTCGCAGAAGAACTAGCACTACTCGATAATTTATGTGAGGGAAGGTTAGATGTTGGCTTAACTGGAGGAATAAGTGAACTTGAACTTAAAGAGCTTGGTTTAGATCCTAAGATTGCTAAAGTGATGAGCAGAGAGGCTACATCGGCTTTGCTGGGATTCATGAAGATCACAGCTGAAGGAAAGAGGTTTACTTTTAAGGGAGACTATTATAAGTTTGAGGACGTAGAGAGACTCATACCTTATGTTCAGAAGCCACATCCACCAATTTGGATACCCACAAGAACAATACCTACTACCATATGGGCTGCTCAGAATGGCTTAAACCTAGTTACTGGTATTGACAGGGATGAGATCTTAAAGGAGAGAATTGATGCATATAGAAATAATTATTCTGGTATCGGTAACCCTAGATTAGCAATTGAGAAATACATCTTCACTAGCAATAACGAAGAAAAAGTAAATAAATTATTACCTAGCATGCTTAAGGAATTGAAAGGTGCCTTTTTGGATTTACAAGAGAGAAAGAACATCAAAAGTTATGAAATAGGAGAAGTAAGAAAGGGCGAAGGATTCGTTCCACCGGAATTTTATAAATATGATGATGTGAATTTCATGACTACTACTGCACGTGTATTAGTAGGTAAGCCAAAGGAAGTAGCGACTAAAGTAAAGAAAAGTTTAGAAATAACTAAGGCTAATACGTTCTTAATACACATAGATTGGATTACAATAAGTTATGAAGATAATGTGGAAAATCTAGAGTTATTTGCCAATGAAATTATACCTGAAATTAAAAGAAGATGA
- a CDS encoding 3-oxoacyl-ACP reductase family protein, translating into MRLKDKVAIITGAAGDIGKTFSIALAKEGSNVVLVDIDFNTINETARSIESIGVKAIPLKVDVSDENQVNDMAKRIFDEFGRIDILVNNAAIYGMLDRKKYFYEISVQEFERVLRVNVMGVWLCSKAVFPYMKKQGKGKIINIASATVYSGTTGFAHYVASKAAVIGLTRVLAREMGEYNINVNAIAPGLTVTKATLKLNQPTYLESRKETRSIKRDQTPEDLVGTLIFLASDDSDFITGQTIVVDGGSVFL; encoded by the coding sequence ATGAGGCTTAAAGATAAGGTAGCTATAATTACTGGTGCAGCTGGTGATATAGGTAAAACTTTTTCTATCGCATTAGCAAAAGAGGGTTCAAATGTTGTATTAGTTGATATAGACTTTAATACCATTAATGAAACCGCAAGGAGTATAGAATCTATTGGAGTTAAAGCGATACCATTAAAGGTTGATGTTAGTGATGAAAATCAAGTAAATGACATGGCTAAAAGGATCTTTGACGAATTTGGACGGATAGATATCTTAGTTAACAATGCTGCAATATATGGTATGTTGGATAGAAAGAAATACTTTTACGAAATTTCAGTACAAGAATTTGAAAGGGTCCTAAGAGTTAATGTAATGGGGGTTTGGTTATGTTCAAAGGCTGTTTTTCCTTATATGAAAAAGCAGGGAAAGGGTAAAATAATAAACATCGCATCAGCTACAGTTTACTCTGGAACTACTGGTTTCGCTCATTATGTTGCATCTAAGGCAGCTGTGATAGGACTCACTAGGGTATTAGCAAGAGAAATGGGCGAGTACAACATTAATGTTAATGCAATAGCCCCAGGATTAACAGTGACAAAAGCAACACTTAAGTTAAATCAGCCAACCTATTTAGAGAGTCGTAAAGAAACTAGATCAATTAAAAGGGATCAAACACCAGAAGATCTAGTAGGCACACTAATATTTTTAGCATCTGATGACAGTGACTTCATAACGGGTCAAACAATTGTAGTTGATGGTGGAAGCGTATTTTTATGA
- a CDS encoding cyclase family protein, protein MSSILDHFLSLFQYENTNVSYKVKRMKDLLKLIDKGEIIELGKTIKNGSYYFGHGPVYIGKHLYYDDAKRRYKDLDIPEGSGFANVRLNMCDHTGTHIDALNHVSEKGKLFGGIDIKTMRADVDGYKDLDITTIPPIFTRGIFIDVSEIGLDREITGQDLERKLKVNVEKGDAAIIYTGFSKDGADEEPGIGIDAAKWIVSKGFGVVGSDAPRTEYVRKGMKTYLPVHRYLIAENGIPIIDNMNLENLVKALNGRQEFVLVILPLRLTGATASPLNPIAII, encoded by the coding sequence ATGTCTTCAATACTCGATCACTTCCTTAGTCTCTTCCAATACGAAAATACAAATGTATCGTATAAGGTAAAAAGAATGAAGGATTTATTAAAACTAATTGATAAGGGAGAGATAATAGAACTAGGGAAAACCATAAAGAATGGATCGTATTATTTTGGTCATGGCCCCGTTTATATAGGGAAGCATCTGTACTATGACGATGCTAAAAGGAGATACAAGGATTTGGACATTCCAGAAGGATCGGGTTTTGCAAACGTTAGATTAAACATGTGCGATCATACTGGCACACATATAGACGCGTTAAATCACGTATCAGAAAAGGGCAAATTATTTGGTGGTATAGACATAAAGACTATGAGAGCTGATGTGGATGGCTATAAAGATTTGGACATAACAACAATACCTCCAATATTTACTCGAGGAATATTTATAGATGTCTCTGAGATCGGACTAGATAGGGAAATTACTGGACAGGATTTAGAGAGAAAACTAAAAGTTAATGTCGAGAAAGGAGATGCTGCAATAATATATACAGGATTCAGTAAGGATGGGGCAGATGAAGAGCCAGGAATAGGTATAGATGCTGCTAAATGGATCGTAAGTAAAGGGTTTGGAGTTGTAGGAAGTGATGCTCCTAGAACCGAATATGTAAGAAAAGGTATGAAAACTTATCTACCAGTGCATAGATATCTAATAGCTGAAAATGGAATACCGATTATAGATAACATGAACCTGGAAAACCTAGTAAAAGCTCTAAATGGTAGACAAGAATTTGTCCTAGTGATATTACCATTAAGATTAACCGGAGCCACAGCATCACCTTTGAATCCAATAGCAATAATCTAA
- a CDS encoding amidase — MQSNLKGLKFNAYITIIDDTEDEKFRIAIKDNMYTKGLRTTAASKVLYNFIPDYDATVVAKLKKDTRIKIVAKTNMHEFAIGGTNTSSIFGPTINPNDPELITGGSSGGSAVAVAVGDVNAALGTDTRGSIRIPAAFCGVYGFKPTFGRISNYGIIPVSWSLDHVGILSREVDSIRKVYNILKGYDPNDTNTMINLIVNEKRKGEKVKRIGIIKELTEDCDTKTDFMRFMDKLGLDVEEISIPLLPISIEVLDKFRAETAYYHSQFLKDHENDYFPDVLASIKQGFSVSGVDYVRVIMNRDEMIKEFVKIFNKYDLLACPTVPIYPPKVKDILENYTSHLLKFRKMLTRNTSSFNFLKVPAISVPINKFVGAQFIADIGCDEYLLNFVSSLSV, encoded by the coding sequence ATGCAATCAAATTTAAAAGGCCTTAAATTTAACGCATACATAACCATTATCGATGACACCGAAGATGAAAAATTTAGAATTGCTATTAAGGATAACATGTATACTAAAGGTTTAAGAACTACCGCTGCCTCAAAAGTACTTTACAACTTCATACCCGACTATGATGCTACAGTAGTAGCTAAGCTAAAAAAGGATACTAGGATTAAAATAGTTGCAAAGACTAATATGCACGAATTTGCAATAGGTGGAACAAACACATCAAGTATATTTGGCCCTACGATAAATCCAAACGATCCAGAGCTAATAACCGGAGGTTCCAGTGGAGGTTCAGCAGTAGCTGTTGCTGTAGGTGATGTTAATGCAGCGTTAGGAACAGATACTAGGGGATCGATAAGAATTCCAGCAGCGTTTTGTGGTGTATATGGATTTAAACCAACTTTTGGAAGGATAAGCAATTATGGAATAATTCCGGTTAGTTGGAGTTTAGACCATGTCGGAATTTTAAGTAGAGAGGTTGACAGTATAAGAAAAGTATATAATATTTTAAAGGGATATGATCCTAACGATACCAATACGATGATAAATCTGATTGTTAATGAGAAAAGAAAAGGGGAGAAAGTGAAGAGAATAGGTATAATAAAAGAGCTCACTGAGGATTGTGATACTAAGACCGATTTCATGAGATTCATGGATAAATTAGGTTTAGATGTTGAAGAAATTAGTATCCCCTTATTACCAATTTCCATTGAAGTCTTGGATAAATTTAGAGCTGAGACTGCCTATTATCATTCTCAATTTTTAAAGGACCATGAAAATGATTATTTCCCAGACGTTTTAGCGTCAATAAAGCAAGGATTTAGTGTAAGTGGAGTTGACTACGTGAGAGTTATCATGAATAGGGACGAGATGATAAAAGAGTTCGTAAAGATTTTCAATAAATACGATTTATTAGCATGTCCTACAGTCCCAATCTACCCTCCCAAGGTTAAAGACATTTTAGAGAATTATACCAGTCACTTGCTGAAGTTTAGGAAGATGTTAACTAGGAATACCTCCTCATTTAACTTCTTAAAAGTGCCAGCTATTTCAGTTCCAATAAATAAGTTTGTAGGAGCTCAATTTATAGCTGATATAGGGTGCGATGAATATCTTTTAAACTTCGTATCATCATTAAGTGTCTAA
- a CDS encoding LLM class flavin-dependent oxidoreductase, producing the protein MEGVSFGIFDHMDWRDDNIRELIREKLELVKIYEKFGFYGIHLAEHHFTQLSVNVNPGLFLASASQLTSKLRLCTLAYVVPTYHPLRLAEEISLLDNLTGGRLEIGFTNGINMLELKQYGLEINTAREMGKEAVDIILKYFVGKPLTFIGNYYKLEDVEPVLLPLQKPHPPIWIPTRNINTVPWIAKNGFNIATGLGELEEAKQILGKYRSVYRENELRKEDSNPPKLALQRIVYVSTTDEKARADVVPAIRKFAENITYISRKYGSEYIGHRPSSEYKQLSVSQLLDVDYQLSHDIVIAGSPRTVTEKIKKSLDETGANYFMAQISFGSLTFNQVIESLTLFHDEVMPSFIKK; encoded by the coding sequence ATGGAAGGAGTTAGCTTTGGAATTTTTGATCACATGGATTGGCGAGATGATAATATAAGAGAATTAATTAGGGAAAAATTAGAGCTAGTAAAAATATATGAGAAATTCGGATTTTATGGGATTCATTTAGCTGAACACCATTTTACTCAGTTAAGTGTAAATGTTAATCCTGGTTTGTTTTTAGCTTCAGCTTCCCAGTTAACTTCTAAATTAAGACTATGTACCTTAGCCTATGTCGTACCCACATATCATCCACTTAGATTAGCGGAGGAGATCTCATTACTTGATAATTTAACTGGAGGAAGATTAGAGATAGGGTTTACAAATGGTATTAATATGTTAGAGCTTAAACAATATGGCCTAGAAATTAACACAGCTAGAGAGATGGGTAAAGAAGCTGTAGATATTATCCTAAAATATTTCGTTGGTAAGCCCTTAACCTTTATTGGCAATTATTATAAATTAGAAGACGTAGAACCAGTATTACTTCCCCTTCAAAAACCTCATCCCCCAATATGGATACCTACAAGAAATATAAATACTGTACCTTGGATAGCCAAGAATGGCTTTAATATTGCAACTGGGCTCGGAGAACTGGAGGAAGCTAAACAAATACTTGGAAAATATAGAAGTGTATATAGAGAAAATGAATTAAGGAAAGAGGATTCTAATCCTCCAAAATTAGCTTTGCAGAGAATAGTTTATGTTTCTACGACTGATGAGAAAGCAAGGGCAGATGTAGTTCCTGCAATAAGGAAATTTGCTGAAAATATAACCTATATCTCTAGGAAATACGGAAGCGAGTATATAGGCCATAGGCCCAGTAGCGAATATAAACAATTATCAGTTTCGCAATTATTAGATGTCGATTATCAATTATCGCATGATATAGTGATAGCTGGTTCGCCTAGGACGGTAACTGAAAAAATAAAGAAATCACTTGATGAAACTGGTGCGAACTATTTTATGGCTCAAATTTCCTTTGGAAGCTTAACCTTTAATCAAGTTATAGAAAGTTTAACATTATTTCATGATGAGGTGATGCCTTCGTTCATTAAAAAGTGA
- a CDS encoding MFS transporter encodes MDSRDKDSISKENLIRISVAAGLGNMIDFYEFFISATAAAIVWPIIFFGPLAKSPALATTLSIIAFGVGYITRPVGAFVFGHLGDTRGRITSLTLSILLTTVSVLGTGLLPTYASIGILAVILLFIFRLLLGMSLGGEFGGASVWVIEHAEAQGKRSVRGRYGSLLGSLQSIGIGAAGLAFTFSSLYYHGTSFLTIGWRIPYLAGAIIAIVGAIIRFRMLESPIFKQIIEKGKIVHMPALQVLKGRSGLIILGASFMYFFQSLIGVLFGGPIPQAFISRSQLVNTFGLPPRIFAPTIIALAYFSGALLGAIIGGIVSDYIGRKRTMLIAIVLSILFSYPYILLMGSGNGILALIATELMEFSGWIAVGVTFVWFAEMFPANLRYSGTGLTAQIGVLINGIISSIIIPSLITNAKGLEYIFEGSFIPGLVASIICLGILFLLPETKGKQLEM; translated from the coding sequence ATGGATAGTAGAGATAAAGATTCTATAAGTAAAGAAAATCTTATAAGAATTTCGGTAGCTGCTGGATTAGGTAATATGATAGATTTTTATGAATTCTTTATATCAGCAACAGCGGCGGCTATAGTATGGCCTATTATATTCTTTGGGCCATTAGCTAAATCACCAGCTTTAGCTACTACTCTCTCAATAATAGCCTTTGGAGTCGGGTATATAACTAGACCAGTAGGAGCTTTTGTTTTTGGTCATCTAGGAGATACCAGAGGAAGAATAACTTCTCTAACGCTTTCTATTCTTCTTACAACAGTTTCAGTGTTAGGGACGGGGCTCCTTCCCACCTATGCTTCTATAGGTATACTTGCCGTAATATTGCTTTTCATTTTTAGGCTATTATTAGGTATGTCTTTAGGTGGAGAATTTGGCGGAGCATCTGTTTGGGTTATAGAGCACGCTGAAGCACAAGGTAAGAGATCAGTAAGGGGGAGATATGGTTCTTTACTTGGTTCCCTCCAATCAATAGGCATAGGCGCAGCAGGATTAGCATTTACGTTTTCTAGCTTGTACTATCATGGAACATCTTTTCTTACAATTGGTTGGAGAATTCCATATCTAGCTGGTGCAATAATAGCAATAGTAGGAGCAATAATAAGGTTTAGGATGTTGGAGAGTCCCATATTTAAGCAAATTATAGAGAAAGGTAAGATAGTCCATATGCCTGCTTTGCAAGTTCTAAAGGGGAGATCAGGTTTAATTATACTCGGTGCATCCTTTATGTATTTCTTTCAATCATTAATAGGGGTACTTTTCGGAGGCCCGATTCCGCAAGCGTTCATCTCAAGATCACAGTTAGTAAATACTTTTGGCCTTCCGCCTAGAATTTTCGCACCAACCATAATAGCTCTAGCTTATTTTTCTGGGGCTCTATTAGGGGCAATAATTGGTGGCATAGTAAGCGATTATATAGGAAGAAAGAGAACAATGCTAATAGCGATTGTCTTATCTATTCTCTTCTCCTATCCTTACATATTATTAATGGGATCTGGAAATGGAATTTTGGCACTAATAGCCACAGAGCTCATGGAGTTTAGTGGATGGATAGCTGTGGGGGTGACTTTCGTGTGGTTTGCCGAAATGTTTCCCGCAAATCTACGATATTCTGGAACTGGCTTAACTGCACAAATAGGAGTTCTGATAAACGGTATCATTTCTAGTATTATTATACCTTCTCTCATAACTAACGCGAAAGGACTAGAATACATTTTTGAAGGGTCCTTCATACCTGGATTAGTTGCGTCGATTATCTGCTTAGGGATTCTCTTCTTATTGCCGGAGACTAAGGGAAAGCAACTGGAAATGTAA